From Dioscorea cayenensis subsp. rotundata cultivar TDr96_F1 chromosome 13, TDr96_F1_v2_PseudoChromosome.rev07_lg8_w22 25.fasta, whole genome shotgun sequence, the proteins below share one genomic window:
- the LOC120274568 gene encoding LOW QUALITY PROTEIN: flavonoid 3'-monooxygenase CYP75B137-like (The sequence of the model RefSeq protein was modified relative to this genomic sequence to represent the inferred CDS: deleted 1 base in 1 codon), producing MASFLLITTTLLISYLIFIIIFSITNNKKKNNNNNKVHGLPLPPGPKGWPLLGNLPQIGSKPHETLHKLSKTYGSLFRLRFGSVTVIVASSVDVASQFLRALDTNFSNRPPSSHAEHIAYNYSNIIFSPYGPQWRMLRRVSTTHLLSTKALEDMSHVREKEAAFMVNRLRRAENSTAGVVVGKEVNVCVANALTNAMFGRRMFGDGDGGEFKDMVVEIMKLSAAFNISDFMPWLKPLDIQGLVGRMKRVHNWFDDLINKIIEERKIEGGRADFLSVLLQQKENPSGDQETKLTDGNIKALLLDMFVGGTDTTSSTVEWALVELIRHPDILVAVQKELDSIVGLSRLVKDVDLVNVPILQAVIKETFRLHPPVPLLIPHTASEACEVAGYYIPKDATLLVNTWTICRDPEVYPRPLEFDPSRFLPGGKQADVDLKGSHMELMPFGSGRRICVGMRLGLRMLSFLVANLAHGFDWALPNGLKPEDLNMDVEFGLTLERTVPLVARPIPRLDPKAYVV from the exons ATGGCTTCTTTCCTCCTTATCACCACAACCCTTCTCATCTCttatctcatcttcatcatcatcttctccattactaacaacaagaagaagaacaacaacaacaacaaagttcATGGTCTTCCATTACCACCAGGCCCAAAGGGTTGGCCACTCCTCGGAAACCTCCCTCAGATTGGCTCCAAGCCTCATGAAACACTACACAAGCTT TCCAAAACCTATGGCTCTCTCTTCCGGCTCCGGTTCGGCTCCGTCACCGTCATCGTTGCCTCCTCAGTTGACGTAGCCTCTCAGTTCCTCCGCGCTCTTGACACTAACTTCTCCAACCGGCCACCCAGCTCCCACGCCGAGCACATAGCCTACAACTATTCAAACATCATCTTCTCCCCTTACGGTCCCCAGTGGCGCATGCTCCGCCGTGTGTCCACAACTCACCTCTTATCCACCAAAGCTCTTGAGGACATGAGCCACGTCAGAGAGAAGGAGGCAGCGTTTATGGTCAACAGGCTCCGGCGAGCTGAGAATAGTACAGCAGGGGTGGTAGTAGGGAAGGAAGTGAACGTTTGTGTGGCGAACGCTCTGACAAACGCCATGTTTGGTAGAAGGATGTTtggagatggtgatggtggGGAGTTTAAGGATATGGTGGTGGAGATCATGAAACTCTCCGCAGCCTTCAACATCAGTGACTTCATGCCATGGCTAAAACCACTTGACATACAAGGTCTAGTGGGTCGGATGAAGAGAGTCCATAACTGGTTCGATGATCTCATCAACAAGATCATAGAAGAACGTAAGATTGAGGGTGGACGTGCAGACTTTCTCAGTGTTCTCTTACAACAAAAGGAAAACCCTAGTGGCGATCAAGAAACTAAGCTCACTGATGGCAATATCAAAGCCTTGCTTTTG GACATGTTTGTAGGAGGTACGGACACGACGTCGAGCACTGTGGAATGGGCGTTGGTGGAGTTGATCAGGCACCCGGACATCCTAGTGGCAGTACAGAAAGAGTTAGATTCTATTGTCGGACTGTCACGTCTAGTGAAGGATGTTGACCTTGTTAATGTTCCGATCTTGCAAGCCGTCATCAAGGAGACGTTCCGGCTTCACCCGCCGGTTCCTCTCTTAATCCCACACACAGCCTCCGAAGCATGCGAAGTGGCCGGTTACTACATCCCCAAAGATGCCACCCTTCTTGTTAACACGTGGACTATATGCAGGGACCCGGAAGTCTATCCTCGGCCGTTGGAGTTCGACCCAAGCCGGTTCCTTCCCGGCGGGAAGCAAGCTGACGTGGACTTGAAGGGAAGCCATATGGAGCTCATGCCGTTCGGCTCCGGCCGCCGGATATGCGTCGGAATGAGGTTGGGCTTGAGAATGTTGTCGTTCTTGGTTGCCAACTTGGCTCATGGGTTTGACTGGGCCTTGCCAAATGGGCTTAAGCCTGAGGATTTGAATATGGATGTTGAGTTTGGACTCACTTTAGAACGAACTGTTCCTTTGGTGGCCCGGCCCATTCCAAGGTTGGACCCTAAAGCGTACGTGGTCTAG